In Thermodesulfobacteriota bacterium, the DNA window CCAGGAAATTGGCGCCCGAGCCCCCCGACTTGTCCTTCTGCGGAACAATGAAGCGGGTTGACTCCAGCGGCGCGAGCACGACGGACTGCTCCAGAAATCCCCTGATGAGCTCCCCGGCTGTTCCATAGTAGTCCACGGCCATGATCGTGATCGATCGGGCCAAGTCCACGTTTCTGATACTGAGAGTAACGGTCAACAGCACCGGCAGGTCACGATTGCCAGCGTAGATGTGAGAATAGGCAGGCACGTACAGCGTTTGCCCCTTGGACAGCCTCGGCGCTTCCTCGGCATGGGCAACGGACCAGGGTTGGATCACCACGCCCACCAGCCACAACCACATGACGAAACTTGTTCTGCGCACCTGGCTTCCTCCCGTTGCCGCGCCTAGACCGCACCGGCCAGACGTTTGAAGGCATTGCGCTCCTGTTGATTGCCGACCACTGCCACCAGATCTCCATCCTGGAACAGGTACTCCGCGCCCGGATTGGCTTGGAACTGCCTGCCATGAATGATCGCCACCACGGACGCGCCGGTCCTGGTGCGCACCGCCGCCTCCTTGATGCTGCTGCTGACCAGAGGGCTGCCAGCCGCAAGCGTCACCCATGTAATCTCGAGCATGTTCCGTATGTTGTCCAGCTTGGCCAGCAGATGATCGTCCGGGCTCGACTCGTAGATTGGCGCGTAGATCTCTTGTCGCACCGCGTCGGTATATTGCTGGATGACCGCCGCCGGGATGTCCAGATGCACGAGCGCCTGCCGAGCGATTTCCAGTCCGGCCTCCATTTCGGGCAGAACCGCCATGTAGACCCCGCTTTCATAGAGGATCCTGGCCTGGTCCGCAGCAGTGGCCCGGGCGATGATGTGCAGTTCCGGTCGAACACGGTGCACCTGTTGCACAATCGACTGGGAAACCACCAAGGATGGCGTGGTGACAAGCAGAAGCCGGGCGGCATGGATCTGTGAGACGTCAATCACGGTTGCCTGAATCATGTCACCGTAGATGACCGGAAACCCCGCATTCTTGCATTCGACCAGGCGCTGATGGCTCAGCTCGATGATCACGAAAGGCACGCTGAGCCGGGTCAGCACCTGGGCGATGTGCTGGCCCACCCGGCCGCCACCAGCGATGACCACATGGTCCTGGAGTCCGGAGCTCGGGATGTTCACGGTCTGCAGCGGCTCCTGCTTGAAGAGTCGCTTCCTGAGCGCATAGAGGGGGGCTGCCAGGGCCGAAGCGAACGGTGTCAGCACCATGCTCGACACCGATACGGCGAGGACGAGGGAATACATGTCCTGGCCGAGGGCCCCGGCTTCAAGCCCCACCCGCGCCAGCACAAAGGCGAATTCACCCACCTGGAACAGCCCCACGCCGACGGCGATGGGAATGATGTTGACGTAGCCGAAAAGCCTTGCCAGCACCGAGAACACAGAGCCTTTGCCGATGGCTATGACCAGAACCAGGGCCAGAATCCTGCGCCCGTTCTCGAACAGGAAGACGGGGTCAAGAAGCATGCCCACCGAGGTGAAGAACAGCAGTCCGAAGATATCCCGGAGGGGAATGATATCGCTCAACGCCTGATGACCGTAGTCCGACTCGCTCAGCACCATGCCGGCAGCGAAGGCACCGAAGGCAAAGGAAAGCCCGAAGAGATACGTGGCATATCCCACGCCGAGTCCGATCGCGGTAACGGCCAGGATGAACAGCTCCCTGGAGCCCCACTGCGCCACCTGCCCCAGCAGCCATGGCAAAATCCTTCGCCCCAGAACAAGCATCAGCACCAGGAAGAGCGCTGACTTCACGACCGCGATGGCCATGAGGGACAAGTCCACCTCGGGACTGCTCAGCTGCGGCAGGATGATCATCATCGGCACGACGGCAAGATCCTGGACCACGAGCATGCCGATCATGACCCGGCTCGAAAGCGTCCCCATGAGCCCTCGGCTCATAAGGGTCTTCAGGGTCACCATGGTGCTGGACAGCGAGATCATCGCCCCCAGCCACAAGGCGCTGGCGGCGGGCCATCCCAGATAG includes these proteins:
- a CDS encoding cation:proton antiporter, with the translated sequence MGVAADIVIIVVAALLGALLAQRLRQPLILGYILAGIVVGPHTGGVTVGDIHEIELLAEIGVALLLFALGLEFSLNELKPVRAIALFGTPVQILLTMGLGYGLGRYLGWPAASALWLGAMISLSSTMVTLKTLMSRGLMGTLSSRVMIGMLVVQDLAVVPMMIILPQLSSPEVDLSLMAIAVVKSALFLVLMLVLGRRILPWLLGQVAQWGSRELFILAVTAIGLGVGYATYLFGLSFAFGAFAAGMVLSESDYGHQALSDIIPLRDIFGLLFFTSVGMLLDPVFLFENGRRILALVLVIAIGKGSVFSVLARLFGYVNIIPIAVGVGLFQVGEFAFVLARVGLEAGALGQDMYSLVLAVSVSSMVLTPFASALAAPLYALRKRLFKQEPLQTVNIPSSGLQDHVVIAGGGRVGQHIAQVLTRLSVPFVIIELSHQRLVECKNAGFPVIYGDMIQATVIDVSQIHAARLLLVTTPSLVVSQSIVQQVHRVRPELHIIARATAADQARILYESGVYMAVLPEMEAGLEIARQALVHLDIPAAVIQQYTDAVRQEIYAPIYESSPDDHLLAKLDNIRNMLEITWVTLAAGSPLVSSSIKEAAVRTRTGASVVAIIHGRQFQANPGAEYLFQDGDLVAVVGNQQERNAFKRLAGAV
- a CDS encoding DUF3124 domain-containing protein gives rise to the protein MRRTSFVMWLWLVGVVIQPWSVAHAEEAPRLSKGQTLYVPAYSHIYAGNRDLPVLLTVTLSIRNVDLARSITIMAVDYYGTAGELIRGFLEQSVVLAPLESTRFIVPQKDKSGGSGANFLVRWQSGDLVNPPIVETVMIGAEGQQGISFTSRGQALAVSP